The genome window GCCTTCAGCTGGCTGATGCCGCCGTCATAGCCTTGCTCCCGGATCTCGCGCAGCAGCACCGTCGCGGGGATCCAGTGCGGCCGTGCGGCTTCCACCCGCGCCATCAGATAGGCCTTGTACGGATCCAACTTCTGCGGGCGCGCCGCACGATCGGCGTAGCGCGTCGCCTCCGGGTCCCGCAGGTAGCGCCGCACCGTGTTGCGCGAGCATCCCAACTGCCGCGCGATCTCTCGAACACCCACATCCTGCCGGGATAGGACTCTGATCTCCACTGCTTGCTCCAAGCTCAACATGGGCGGCCAAAAGGCCGCCATCCTCGCCCAGGTGGGTCAGATTTACTTCGGCGCGGTGGGTCAGTTTTACATCGGCGCTAACAAATACAAGGCCACCCCGAGCAACAGTCACCAACACGACGCCTAATTCCAGGAATCAATGCTTCGATAAAGGCAGGCGGGTCAGATCTTGCTGAAAATATAGAGCCAGCAAAAGAACGTTTAAGGTGGTATCCCGTACTTGATGCGCATCAGTAAATCAATCACGCGTTGCCGTTGCCCACGCGCGAGCAGGTCGATCGGGGATGCCCCGCCTAGCCCAAATGCAGGCTGACTGAGCCAATACCCGGCGTTGCTCGGCTCGCACCCCAGAACCTTGAGTACGAGCCCAGCAAGGTCGTTATCCAGCTGTTGCAGCTTTGAGAACCATTGCGCCCATTCCTGCGCCTGCCGTGCACGGAGGGTAAGCGCTGAATTCAATAGGTTTTCCATATCAGAGTTTTCAGTAACCAATCCGTCGCCTATAGTCAATTCAAGCGTGGTTCCGCTAAGAGCGATAGGAGTACTATCTCGATATATGTGATAGACAGCGGCAGAATCAGGCGCGCTCCTATCTGAGATAACGAACAATAAAGCTTGCTTTAGCCTTTTATTCCTGGTGTCTCGATGTCTAGCGGTTGAACGTGTCAGTCATCAGTTTTTCTTCCCGCGAACCCCTTCCATCACACGCCCGAACTCATTCTTGGCTCGGTGCTCAGTACAAGATACTTGCTCCCGAAGCTGGCCAACGAAGCGCTTGCGGGTCAACGGCTCGCGCCTACGTATCAGCGCGGCGATCGCGGCGATTGCCGCCTCGCGCAGCTCCTCTTCACTTTTCTTGAGGCGAGCCTCACGGCTCGCTTTGATGCGTGCCGCATACTCCCGTGCCTCCTGTTTAGCGATAGAGTATAGAGTCGACGGGTCAACTCCGATTTCCCTCGCAAATGCATTGACTGATTGATGCTTCGGCTCTTCTTGCTCGAGTTCAGCGAGTAAAGCCGCCCGGACGGCGTCTTTGTCGTGCCGGATTATCGGCGGCTTGCGACTCGGCACAAATATGCTCGGCGCCGCAAGTTCGAAGGGCATCTGACGAGCAGCTTCTATTGGATCTCGGAGAGGGCTGCATGGTGAGATATCAATCTGTGCGCATACCCGAAGCCAGGTTTCGAGCTTGGGCTTTGAGCGGCCTCTAATCCAGTTGGCTAGCGTTTGCGACGGTACCCGAATCTTCTTAGCAAAAGCTTCGACGCTTAGACGGCGAGCACCAGCCACGGATCGCAAAAATAGCCCGCACTCCCGCCCTGTAAGGAAAGGGCGGAGGTCGCTGCGAGCCTGTAACAATTCGGGAAGGTGCTTGATCAGCCATTCCTGATATCCCTTGTCTTCAGGGGTGCTGTCCTGAAGTGACTTGTGGCTGTTGGGATGCCAAAGAAGTGCGCCACAGGATTGACAGGCGTCCAGGCATCCTCGGCGGGTGAGGAACGGTTGGGTCTCTCGGCACTCAGTGCAATGAGCATGTAGCTCGACTCTGTGCGTGGGACAGAACCTCAGTTCTGGCATCTGCCATATCAGCAGATCGACCGGATCCTCCTCAGACTTGGTCCTCTCCTCATAGCAAAGCGCACACCAGTGCTTCTCCGCCTTCAAAGCGCCAGTGCCTTGGTTCGCAAACACCGCGCTGAAGTCGCACAGCGTGGTCTCTTCAAAGCCCGCGTGGCCCAGCGCTCGAGCCAGTGCGGTCCGAATTTCCGCCTGGGTCTCCGTATAGTGGTTCAGGGTGCGTCCACCGCTGCCACGTAGTAGGTCTTTGGTTTTTGCGAAGCTGTGCCCTGTTAGGCCGCCAAGTAGGGTTAGTAGTGACTGTGTCGGGATCCGGTGGGCCCTCGCGAGTCGCCCAAGGTAGGAAGACAGGCACTCGACGTAGGGTGTGCCCGTGCCGTTGACGGGGAGTTGGAAGAACTCGATGCCTCCGTTCACTGCTCATCCCCGCGCCCTACCTGGTCTCGAGAAGGGTTCCGTTCGCCCACTCGGCGCTTGGACCGGTGTGGGGTTGAAGAGCGCAGTGAAGGTGTCTCGCCTGCTACCTCCTCCGAGAAGAAGCACGCGCCGTCCTCGATCTCGAGCGCGAGATTCTTTTGCTCCCTTTTCGTAGGCAGGCTGTCACGGATGTGGTCCCAACTCAGTTGCGCGGCATCGCTCTGAGAAGAGGTGGCAATCGCACGCAGCAAGGTGCGCTGTAGCCAGCCGATGCATCCGAAGGTTGCCTCAAATAGCGCGTCGGCTCGATCAACTAGCAGGTTGCTCGGGCAGTAACCCCCCATGAGCTCTTGGTACGTGGCGCAGCACGAGAGCCAGGCCTTGACGTCGCTCTCAATGGTTGGTGACAGGGGCCGAAGATGCACGAATTTCGTCGGAAAGTCAGAGGCCGCGCAGATATTAGAAATGCGCAGGAGCTCATAGGATCCAGTTGCTACCACTACAGCGGGTAGCCCGAACCGGCTGTTCGCGAGCTGATGCAAGGTAATTGGAACCGCATCCAGGTCGGACGCCTTCGCGCGCCGGAGCATATGGTGGGCTTCCGAAATCAGAAGTGTTGTACAGCCGCGGCGATGAGCAGCATTGGCCATCTGCGTCTGGTGCTGGTCGCGTGTGGTCCAGGTCGCTGACTTAGAGAATTCTGTGATTCCGTGCTCAGACTCGGAAGCTCGCCGACGTTGCCCAAGAATTGGGTCATTCAGCGCTTCAAGGCCCGATTCAAAGAAGTTCTTCCACCTGAAAGGGGTATCCGTGGGGAAGCGGGCGCGGAGCTCTAAGGCCGCGTAGTGATTCTCAGGTTGTGTTCTGGCTACGAGTTCACTTGTCAGCCGCCGAGTAAGCGTGGCGACCCCGGAGCCAGTCGGGCCTACGCATACGAGGACAGTTCCTCGCGGAGCGAATTGGATATTGGCCAATAGGTCGTTCAGGGTGTCCGTGAAAAGTGGCGTTTCAATGGACTGCGTTTTGATCGCCCGAGTAGCCCGGTCCCGCAGATAATCCCGCTCCATCATTCATCCCCCGATTGAAATGTAGGGCAACTGTGTATGTCCCCGTGAATTGCGAATGGTGAAACGGGCTCGTCCTCCATGACTTCTTCCTTTTGGGAATTCCTCCCAATGCGCGACTCTTCCCACTGTGCGAGCGGGTCATGAGGAATCTGCGCAACGCGTTCGAGCAAGGCGCCAAGCTGCTCCGCTCGTTCGGGCGACGCGGCCTCATGCCTTTGTGCTAATTCAACGATTTCCCTGCTATAACCCGCTAAGCGCGCAGAGGACAAACCACTGAATTGATGGGCATATTGATGGCAAAAATCAGTCCATTTTCCTCCGAGTGAGACATAGATGTATGTGATATCCAGCGGATCGAATTTTACAATATAGGTGTGCCCATAAAACTCAGGTGAAATGGGTTTGTTCGGTAAGTAACGCTGCCCATGTATCCGGATTCCATTTTGCCGGTCTAGCTTTCGCATTCCACCTCGACTGACTAGCGGGAGCAGGTGAGGGCGGTCAGCATCGAGGTCAGTACTGACGCGATACGCGCGTGCCCCATGGGCGCGAGCCGATGCGGCTTGGTATCCGTCCGGAGACAACCCAGACGTCTTCGGGCTCGCAAATGATGTGTTGTAATAATCGAAAAAGAACTCCTCTGTGGCTAGCCAAAGCGATCCTAAGGTTCTATCCGCTAATTGATCAGGACGCCATCCGCGTTCCCAAGACTTGGGATCTTGGCGTAGCACATAATTACCGTTGAGATAAGCGAGCAGTGCGTGCTGAAACAAGCTGAATCCTCTTTCAATGCCGCTGCCATCTCTGGGGCTCATATACCGGCGGCAGAGTTTGTCTATTCTTTCGTGCGCAAGTAGTTTCTCTACTGCAATAGAATCATGCGGTTTCTCCCCATCGAGGCGGAGTGTCTCGGGGAATCTTTGGTATCTGCGGTAGCAATCCCATAATGTGGATTGGACAGTGAGTGTGGTTGGTCTCTGAAAGGACAAATAGACCCCACGAATCCCGCCATCGGCATCGTCCCGCATGTACGTGAGCCAAGGCGAATTGGCAATGGGCGTGCCCAAGAGGGTTTCAACCAGTCGGATCGGTAGGGGGGTATGGTCCAGTGTTGCTGATTGCCAGCTTCGCTGAGCGAGTCTTGAGATGGTGGATGTTGTGAGCTTCTCTGCAGGCTGCGCCTGATACGCTGCGTCTTTTCCGCGTGCGCTGTGGATAGCGCGCAATTCCGCCCGCGCCGCGCGTAGTCTTTTATGAAAGGTGGTCTTTGAGGGTGGCGCGAGTCCCAATTCACGGCAAGTGGCCCTGAGTTGTCCGTAGCGACCCGTGTAACGCGCTTGCTCGCAGGCTCCCTCTTGCACGGTCAGGGTTAGTAATTCCTCGACTTTCGGCGCAAGTTTGCAGCCACGATGGCCGCGGGCGTGATAGTGGGGGATCAGCCCGAGGAAGCCAGCCTGCGCGTCGCACTCGGCAGCCAAGTATCGTTGGTGCCAATTCTTCTCGCTACGTGAGAGCGTACTTCGAGCTTGGTTGCCGGCTAGCACTTCACGGATAGCCGCGAGTCGTGTCCATGCCTCCTTAAGAGCCGCTGATGAGCACCTGGATAGCTCAACGATCGCTTCCTGTGGTGGGGGGAATTTGGGCCTTTGTTCGATCTGTGCGGAGCCGGACCTCACGAGGTCCGCAAACTCTTTGCATCGGTAGACCGGTGTTGGCGCTGGCCCGGTGATGCGATCGCGATAGATGTCGACCCAGACCATCCCTTCATTGAGGGCATGGATGAGGTCATCGGCCGACCAGTCCTCGCTCTTTGCCAGCTCTTCGTAGGTTGAGACGCCAATGCGCTGGACATGGCAGACCAAAGCTTCGGTTGTCCGAGAAGCAACGGAGGCTCTGTGGCCGCCCTTGCCCAGAAAGATGAGATTTGACACCAGCGTGTGGTTCACGGCATCCGTCGTGAGCACTATGAACGGCAGGCCGTGC of Algiphilus aromaticivorans DG1253 contains these proteins:
- a CDS encoding antitoxin Xre/MbcA/ParS toxin-binding domain-containing protein, encoding MENLLNSALTLRARQAQEWAQWFSKLQQLDNDLAGLVLKVLGCEPSNAGYWLSQPAFGLGGASPIDLLARGQRQRVIDLLMRIKYGIPP
- a CDS encoding TniQ family protein, encoding MNGGIEFFQLPVNGTGTPYVECLSSYLGRLARAHRIPTQSLLTLLGGLTGHSFAKTKDLLRGSGGRTLNHYTETQAEIRTALARALGHAGFEETTLCDFSAVFANQGTGALKAEKHWCALCYEERTKSEEDPVDLLIWQMPELRFCPTHRVELHAHCTECRETQPFLTRRGCLDACQSCGALLWHPNSHKSLQDSTPEDKGYQEWLIKHLPELLQARSDLRPFLTGRECGLFLRSVAGARRLSVEAFAKKIRVPSQTLANWIRGRSKPKLETWLRVCAQIDISPCSPLRDPIEAARQMPFELAAPSIFVPSRKPPIIRHDKDAVRAALLAELEQEEPKHQSVNAFAREIGVDPSTLYSIAKQEAREYAARIKASREARLKKSEEELREAAIAAIAALIRRREPLTRKRFVGQLREQVSCTEHRAKNEFGRVMEGVRGKKN
- a CDS encoding AAA family ATPase, producing the protein MMERDYLRDRATRAIKTQSIETPLFTDTLNDLLANIQFAPRGTVLVCVGPTGSGVATLTRRLTSELVARTQPENHYAALELRARFPTDTPFRWKNFFESGLEALNDPILGQRRRASESEHGITEFSKSATWTTRDQHQTQMANAAHRRGCTTLLISEAHHMLRRAKASDLDAVPITLHQLANSRFGLPAVVVATGSYELLRISNICAASDFPTKFVHLRPLSPTIESDVKAWLSCCATYQELMGGYCPSNLLVDRADALFEATFGCIGWLQRTLLRAIATSSQSDAAQLSWDHIRDSLPTKREQKNLALEIEDGACFFSEEVAGETPSLRSSTPHRSKRRVGERNPSRDQVGRGDEQ